The Myroides fluvii region GATTACAAGAATTGGACACTACAGGAATTAGCATTCAGCATCAACAATGATTTGCTCAGTGATACTGATCGAGAAATTTGTGTTGAATTTTACCTTCAAAAAGCCAAAGAGACAAATAGTACTGAAGATGTTATTCGGGCATATCGAAAAAAAACATCCTTAGCTAAAGATTATACTGTAATGACCCTATATGCAGATAGTTTACTCCAATATGCCACAGCGTTAAAGGATACTCAGATAATAGGCTCGGCCTTTAGTACTAAAAGTCATATTGAGTATATCAATAAAAATTATAAAAAAGCATTAGAATATAGTTTAAATGCGGAAGACTATCTCAAAAAAGCTCAAGATGATTATACCTTAAATAAGGTTAAAGGCTCTATTTCTGCTATTTACTATCACTTAGAAGAATATGACAAGTCGGAGCAAGTCACGAGGGAAGCCTTAACCTACTATCAAAGTCAACTTCACGATTCAACAAATGCCTATAATAATTTACGCGGATACATTACAAACATCTTTGCTTTATGTAAAACTAACTTTCGTCAACAAAAAAATGATTCCTTAAAAAAATGGATGCAAGAAGGTTATAAAGCCATCCATCAGTTGCTTCCAAGAGATAAGAAACTGGAAACGGCCTATTTTGATTTAATCAATGGCATGTATCATAATCGAATGAAGGATTATCGCGCTTCAGACTCTCTTATTCAGAGAGCCTTACACCCGATCAAAGCGAATGATGACTATGGCAATGAAAATCTCGCTTACCTCTACTTAGGAAAGAATGCCTGGGAAACCAATCATCGGGACAAAGCGTTGCCTTACTTTGAAAAAATTGAGGGGCTTTATCTAGACACAAAATTTGTCAACACAGAATTGAGCGAGGCCTTTCACTATCTCATTACCTATTATCAAGACAAGCACAACATAGAAAAAGAGCTGTACTACACGAAGCTGCTCATGGAGCTATCATCTGAACTTCACAAAAACAACAGCAAATTAAGCTCCTATATGCACACGCATTTAGACACAAAAAAGTTGGAGGCTTCTCAACAAAAATTAGAATACGAATTATCCAAAAGTAAGTCCCAAGTCAAGGGATTATACGGCATTGTCACAGTCTTACTCTTTGTTGTTTTTCTAGGGCTACTCTACTATCAGACAAAACAGAAAAAATTAAAAATACAGTACACCCATTTGATCGCTGAATCATCAGAAAAACAGAAACAATTACAACAAATTACACCTACCACTAAAGAGGAACAACCCTTCTTAGTCGGCGTACCAGAAGCTGGTCAACTACTAAATACCAGTCAAATACTCTTCAAAAAACTAGAAGATTTTGAACATCGAAAAGGTTTTTTACAAAAGATCACACAAGATGAATTGGCGCGTCAATTTGGTACAAATCGCAATACTTTGTCTAAATTTTTTAATGAAGAGAAGAATATCAATTTTTCGGATTACCTCAAGCGCCTTCGCGTTCAATATGCAGTACGTGAATTGACCTATAATCCCAAACTTCACTTGCTAAACTTAACAGGACTAGCAGATGAATTTGGTTTTGGCAGCTCCAAGAGTTTTTCCAATTCATTCAAAGAAATAACGAAGATTTCTGTCACCGATTTTATAAAGATGAGGCAACAAGATCAGGATTTTAAAGAGATGGATCAGCAACCATCCCACTAAAACAGAACAATATCTAAAGAGAAAAGCCCCTAGAAAACAATTCTAAGGGCTTTTTATCGTATTTAAAATTTGTATATTTTCGTTGGTGTAACACAGTAATCTAAGGCGATATCAAGTGGTGAGACGTCTTCTATCAAAGGTTCTGCCTCAAAAAAACTGAGCCCTACTTTAATAACATCGGGTTGACATTGTTGTAAAAATCGATCATAAAAGCCTTTGCCATATCCTACTCTATTGCCTTTTTCATCAAATGCTAGCAAGGGAACAAATACAACATCTAGCTGAGATTCTCGGATTTGAATGCCCTCTTGTGGCTCAGGAATGCCGTAACTATTCACACGCAATACCGTATTATCCGTCAGTAAGAAATGCAACATATCGCCTGTTTTGAAATCGGATTTAGACAACACGATATTTTTATCTTTTCCGGCTAATACCTGCATCAGGTAGTCTGTATTAATCTCTTTTTTCTTGACAATAGATAAAAACAAATGGTAGTTAGACTTGTCCCAAATAGGCAAGCGCAAGCACTGATTGGCGATTGCCAAACTCTTGTCATCCGCTTGTTCTGCCGTGATGGCTTCACGAGCTTGACTATACTTTTGACGTAATAGCGTTTTATTCATTGGTAATTTTTTTTGACAAATGAAAAATAGCATCGCCTTGATAAACAATTGGCGAATCATTCACATTAATAACATATCCACTATTGGGTGCTTTAATCATTACATTTTCTCTTCCATACGGATCGGAAATATAAGCTAATGCTTCGCCTTTTCGGATAAAGGTCCCAACAGCGACTTGATCGTGCATCAATCCCGATTGCTTGGCTCTCACCCAGACTGATTGGCTGACGACAACCATTTTATCGTTTCGATTTTCAACTTCCACCTTCTCGGGTAACATATCAAAATGACGGAGAAAACGCTTTGTTCCTTCTACGCCCATTTTGGATACTTCTGCGTTAATATCCAGCGATTTTCCACCTTCAAACAGGAGCATTTTCACCCCTCTTTTGGCGCAAGCGCTTCGAAAAGACCCCGTAATTTGATTGGAATACAACAAAAAGGGCGGATGAAATATAGCCGCTAAAGGCTCGAGAGTTTCCTTGTCATCTGTTGCAATACGCAACTGAGGAGCATTAAATCGACTTTGTCCTCCTGCGTGGAAGTCAATGACAAAATCGACATGTGGAATAATATGGGTTAGGATATGATAAGCAAAACGCCCTGCTAAAGAGCCTGTTTTACTACCAGGAAATACGCGATTCAAATCTCTCCCATCGGGAAACTCGCGCGTTTTATTAATAAATCCAAAGATATTAATGACTGGGATACAGATAATCGTCCCTCTTTTAGGGCGATTTAAACCCTGATGTACAATTTGACGCACAATATCCACCCCATTAAGCTCATCGCCATGTAAACCTGCCGAAAAAAGTATGGTAGGTCCCTCCTCTAAGGCACGCGAAATAATTACTGGGATTTTCAGTTTAGTTGCCGTGTGTAATCTCGCAATCTCCAAGTGTAGTGTCTTGCTCTCACCAGGCAAAATAACTTCCTCTAATATTTTCATAGCTCGCATTTTTTCGAGAAGTGAAGATAGTGAAATTTGTGAGTTGCTTTTTTGTGGGTTGCTTTTTTGTTCATTATCTCTGTATAAACACCTTTTTTTTTGCATAAAAAGAGAAAGCGTAAATTGACACGAAGCTAACAGAACAACAACTAGTGAAAAACTATAAGTTAATTTTTAAAAATTCGCTTATTCCAAACAATTAAGATACCTACGCCCACCGAAATAGCCGTATCTGCAAAATTGAAGATTGCATTGAAAAACGTGAAGTACTTCCCTCCCCAAATAGGTAACCATTCAGGCAAGGTTCCTTTCCAAATCGGAAAATAAAGCATGTCTACTACTTTACCGTGAAAAAGAGTTCCGTAGGGTTTATCTGTAAACAACGTTGCCAATTGATGTGTGCTATCGTCAAAAATAACACCATAGAAAATAGAATCGATAATATTACCTACTGCACCAGCTAAAATCAAAGATATCGCAATAATAAGGTAATTGGAAAGCTTTTTCTTCACCGAATCTTGTAACCACCATCCTATACCGAATACAGCAATGATTCGAAACAAAGTCAACGCTAACTTTCCATAGTCACCAGGAAGTGCAACTCCCCAAGCCATTCCTTCATTTTCTATAAAGTGAATTCTAAACCAATCAAAAACAAAAATTTCTTCATCTAATAAAAAATTCGTTTTGATGTAAATTTTTGACCATTGGTCGATAATTAAAATTATAGCAGCTAATAAATAGGCTTTCTTTAGTGACATTCTCTTCTATTTTAGAAGCAAATGTAAACGATTTTAGGTGATAAAAAAAGCGCTCCTTTACGAAAAAGAGCGCTTCCATTTGATTTAACGTTGCATATTTTTTGCTTCTATGCTCATTGTAGCGTGCGGAACTAATTTTAATCGTTCTTTATCGATTAATTTACCCGTCACTTTACACAAGCCATAGGTTTTGTTTTCAATGCGGATTAAAGCATTTTTCAAATCTCGAATGAACTTTTCTTGACGAATAGCCAATTGAGAATTTGCTTCTTTGGACATTGTTTCACTGCCTTCCTCAAATGCTTTAAACGTAGGTGATGTATCATCAGTACCATTGTTTAAATCATTCATATATGCACTTTTGATTAATTCCAAATCAGCTTGTGCTTTTTCAATTTTAGTTTGAATCAACTCTTTGAATTCTGCCAACTCTGCGTCAGAATAACGTACTAATTCGCCAGTCTCTTTCATAATTTTAATTTTATTTTAA contains the following coding sequences:
- a CDS encoding helix-turn-helix domain-containing protein, with the protein product MFLNKRWTFIFLLLGYFFSGSLYAQRNTDYKNWTLQELAFSINNDLLSDTDREICVEFYLQKAKETNSTEDVIRAYRKKTSLAKDYTVMTLYADSLLQYATALKDTQIIGSAFSTKSHIEYINKNYKKALEYSLNAEDYLKKAQDDYTLNKVKGSISAIYYHLEEYDKSEQVTREALTYYQSQLHDSTNAYNNLRGYITNIFALCKTNFRQQKNDSLKKWMQEGYKAIHQLLPRDKKLETAYFDLINGMYHNRMKDYRASDSLIQRALHPIKANDDYGNENLAYLYLGKNAWETNHRDKALPYFEKIEGLYLDTKFVNTELSEAFHYLITYYQDKHNIEKELYYTKLLMELSSELHKNNSKLSSYMHTHLDTKKLEASQQKLEYELSKSKSQVKGLYGIVTVLLFVVFLGLLYYQTKQKKLKIQYTHLIAESSEKQKQLQQITPTTKEEQPFLVGVPEAGQLLNTSQILFKKLEDFEHRKGFLQKITQDELARQFGTNRNTLSKFFNEEKNINFSDYLKRLRVQYAVRELTYNPKLHLLNLTGLADEFGFGSSKSFSNSFKEITKISVTDFIKMRQQDQDFKEMDQQPSH
- a CDS encoding 5-formyltetrahydrofolate cyclo-ligase, which encodes MNKTLLRQKYSQAREAITAEQADDKSLAIANQCLRLPIWDKSNYHLFLSIVKKKEINTDYLMQVLAGKDKNIVLSKSDFKTGDMLHFLLTDNTVLRVNSYGIPEPQEGIQIRESQLDVVFVPLLAFDEKGNRVGYGKGFYDRFLQQCQPDVIKVGLSFFEAEPLIEDVSPLDIALDYCVTPTKIYKF
- a CDS encoding succinylglutamate desuccinylase/aspartoacylase family protein, translating into MKILEEVILPGESKTLHLEIARLHTATKLKIPVIISRALEEGPTILFSAGLHGDELNGVDIVRQIVHQGLNRPKRGTIICIPVINIFGFINKTREFPDGRDLNRVFPGSKTGSLAGRFAYHILTHIIPHVDFVIDFHAGGQSRFNAPQLRIATDDKETLEPLAAIFHPPFLLYSNQITGSFRSACAKRGVKMLLFEGGKSLDINAEVSKMGVEGTKRFLRHFDMLPEKVEVENRNDKMVVVSQSVWVRAKQSGLMHDQVAVGTFIRKGEALAYISDPYGRENVMIKAPNSGYVINVNDSPIVYQGDAIFHLSKKITNE
- a CDS encoding lipoprotein signal peptidase codes for the protein MSLKKAYLLAAIILIIDQWSKIYIKTNFLLDEEIFVFDWFRIHFIENEGMAWGVALPGDYGKLALTLFRIIAVFGIGWWLQDSVKKKLSNYLIIAISLILAGAVGNIIDSIFYGVIFDDSTHQLATLFTDKPYGTLFHGKVVDMLYFPIWKGTLPEWLPIWGGKYFTFFNAIFNFADTAISVGVGILIVWNKRIFKN
- a CDS encoding TraR/DksA family transcriptional regulator; the protein is MKETGELVRYSDAELAEFKELIQTKIEKAQADLELIKSAYMNDLNNGTDDTSPTFKAFEEGSETMSKEANSQLAIRQEKFIRDLKNALIRIENKTYGLCKVTGKLIDKERLKLVPHATMSIEAKNMQR